The nucleotide sequence ACCTCTAGACGAAAGGCTGTCATCGTTTGGAAACCTATTGTGAATGAACCTCCACACTATGAAGATACTCGAAGGAGCAATCATGAGAAACTTCAAACCATTCATATAAGGTATTGGTATTGGTATAGGTATAAGGATGTTTTAAGATGCTAAACCAAAACCTGTTTTTCCTAACAGATGTTAGCAGAGAAATAAACCATTGACAACAAAACACATAAATCACAACTTCCAGAAAAGGTAATGACCAATGCCACGTCCTAAAGCATCTTAAGCAATCACCTTTCAGCAATTGCACGTTCCCAAGTTGAGGAGTTAGCTTTCTCTTGACCAATTGGAAAAGCTGGAGGAAGAACTCGGATTATTTTCAACATGGCCTCACCCTTGTTTGTGCCATGCCAAACAGAAGCTGAACAACAACATGTTGTAGAAAAAGTAGGAACGACAATTGATGATCCAACATTAATCTGATAGTTGGCTAAAGGTGTAAAAGTCAAACAAGAAAATATGTGGATTCCACCATGAAGAAAAGCAACGACAATTTCACCATCTTGAGCTGAGTAAACAACTCGTGCGAGGGTCCCAAGATCTATTGGAAGATCAAAATGATTGAAATGGATCCTTTTTGACTTATCATGTGTTGCCGGAATACTAATGTCCACTTTGGACTCCTAAACCATTCACATAGGAGGCTTTCCATGAAAACTTCCAAATATTGGATGGAGGACAACATGTTGGAAAGATGATTCCCATCATTGGACTCTCCACCCTATGATTGACGGGCCCTCGTATGGATCATGAGGGGACATGTACTTCCCTGCAAAGATGAGTTGCAACATTTAGTATCTATTTTATGGATAAATGATCAGTGCGCAGGTGAAACTTCAGGCATAAAATTCTGACAAACATAAATCACAATCAACATCATCACAATATGTAAAAGATATTATATTGCACAAGTTGGTCATGGAAGATTATGTAGGCAGTGACATCATTAAAAATGAAGGCAACAAAAATAGTAGGCAAAAatcaagaagaaaatgaatattaaaGGAATATATCATATTGCCAATGAAAAATCACATGTTTAGatataaatgtttaaaaaatttgaacagCTTAACACAATATGTAGGTAAAATAAAGCTTCACAGATCTTAGTGTCGTTCAATTGGAATCAGTTATAAATATGGTTAGGATAATAATGAATGTAAATAATAATGTAcacaaaatataatgaaattgAAGAGGGGATTCAAGTTAGAATTATGTACATACCCTCAACTACGACAAAAACTATCACAGAACAACCACATGTCGGATCAAAGGCTACCCCTACTACACCACAACACTTGGTAGTGAGTGCAGCTTCAAAACTCACATATACTGAACAAAAAGGCAGCTAAAGGAGCAAAACCACTCCAGTTGGGTGGGCTAAGAGGTGTTGAAGTTGTAATACTTGTCTTGGGAGCAAATTCCAGACCAGTTCCATGTCCATGAGAAACCTCCCATACAATAACGGTAGCTGGATTAAAAGCTTGCGCAGCAGCCACATACAACGTACCGTTGTGTGTGATGATAGCATCTCCAGATATAATCCCACTTGGCCCACAATCTAATAGCCCTTTACTAGTGCAAAACCATTTGGGTCGTGTTGCCTTCTTAGAAGGAGGCCTTTGGGACCAATGAAGTTGAACCAATCCTGATTATAATACAGAACAGACACAAAGAAAATTGGGTCATCTAGCTGAAATCAAAACAACTATAAGTGTCAGACACATAAGCATCTTATGATAATTTAGTCATAAATGTTGCGACTAGcatcatcaacatataaaatTTGTGTGTCTGACACTTATAGTTGTTTTGATTTCAGCTAGATGGCCCAATTTTCTCTGTGTCTGTTCTGTATTACAATCAGGATCGGTTCAACTTCATTGTCCCCAAAGGCCGCATACTCAGAATGAAACACAACCCAAATGGTTTTGCATTAGTAAAGGGCTATTAGATTGTGGGCCAAGTGGAATTATAGCTGGAGATGCTATCATCACAGACAATGGTACATTGCATGTGGCCGGTGTGCGAGCTTTTAATCCAGCTACTGTTATTGTATGTGAGGCTTCTCCTGGACATGGAAATGGTCTGGAATTTTCTCCCAAGACAAGTATTACAACTTCAGCACCTCTTAGCCCACCCAACTAGAGTGGTTTTGCTCCTTTAGCTGCCATTTTGTTCAGCATATGTGAGTTCTGAAGTTGCGCCCACTACCCAGTGTTGTGGTGTAGCAGGGGTAGCCTTTGATCTGATGTGTGGTGGTTCTGTGATAGTTGTTTTCGTAGTTGAGGGTATGAATTCTAACTTGAATCCcccattcaatttcaatatattctttttacaTTATTATTTACATTCATTATTATCTTAACCATATTTATAATTGATTCCAATTGAACGACACTAAGATCTATGAAGCCTTATTTTACCCACATATTGTGTTAAGCTGTTCAAATTTGTTAAACATTTATGTCTAAACCTGTGTTTTTTCACTggcaatatgatatatttttttaatatgcatttTATCCTTGATTCTTGCCTACTATTTTTGTTGCctttattattaatgttgtCACTGCCTACAAATTCTTCTATGACCAACTTGtgtaatataatattttctacATATTGTGATGATGCTGATTGGAATTTATGTTTGTCAGAATTTTATGCATGAAGTTTCACGTGCACTGATCATTTATCCATAATATAGATATTCAATGTTGCAACTCATCTTTGCATGGAAGTACATGTCCCATCATAATCCATATGAGGGCCCGTCAGTCACAGAGTGGAGAGTCCAACGATGGGAATCATCTTCCCAGCATGTTGTCATCCATCCAATATTTGGAAGTTTTCATGGAAATCCTGATATTCAAATGGTTTGGGAGTCCAAAGTGGACATTAGTATTCCGGCAACAAACGATAAGTCAAAAGAGATCCATTTCAATCGTTTTAATTTTCTGATAGATCTTGGGACCCTCGCACGAGTTGTTTACTCAGCTCAAGGTGGTGAAATTGTCGTTGCTTTTCTTTACGGTGGAATCCACATATTTTCTGGTTTGACTTTTACACATGTAGCCAACTATCAGATTAATGTTGGATCATCAATTGCTATTCTTGTTTTTTCTGCAACTAGCTATTGTTCAGCTTCTGCTTGGCATGACACAAACAAGGGTGATCCCATGTTGAAAATAATCTGGGTTCTTCCTCCCACTTTTCCAATTGGTCAAGAGAAAGCAACCTCATAAACTTGAGAACGTGTAATTGCTTAAAGGAGATTGCTTAAAATGCTTTAGGACGTGGCATGTTCATTACCTTTTATGGAAGTTGTGATTTATGTGTTATTTTGTCAATGGTTTATTTCTCTGTTAACATCTGTTAGGACAAACATGTTCTGGTTTAGCCTCTTAAAACATCCATATACCTATACCAATATCTTATATGGAGGGTTTGAAGTTTCTCCTAATTGCTCCTTCGAGTATCGTCATTGTGTGGAGGTTCATTCACAATAGGTTTCCAAACGATGACAACCTTTGGCCTAGAGGCTGCGCGGTTGAGTTCGCTTGCAAGTTGTGTTTaaaaagtttggaaaaatcTATACATTTATTCTTGCACCGCCTCTATGCAAGTTATAAATTATGCATTTGATTTATCTTCAGTTGTGGCTCACTTCTTGAGGAATTACTTGAATTAAGGGCTTTGTTGCGGAATTACATGCGGAACGTTCGTAGGAAATATTCACGGGCAAGGGAATCTCTTCCACTCTGACCAAAACATTCATGCGGATACTATTGGCTTTTCCTGAGGAAATTTCGGTAGGAAAGTTTCCTGCGGTTTCTAAAATCCTCAGGAAATAATTACCCACGAAAGTATCATCTGGAAGTGCAAATTCTGGGCAAAATCGGCAGGAAACATGTTTCCTGCGGATTTATCGCCAGATTCCGCAAGAAAATCGAGAGTTTTAGTAGTGTTTGTTAACTTGTTGATATAATACAACTAATTATTTGtaaatgaatataaatattcatattaattagtgaaaataaaagttaaagatataaGGAAGAGAAAAACCTTGAAGACGGAGACACTTGCAGGTTGATATATATCTTTAACCTTGAAAAAGTAAGAAATATTCCTAAACATTATCAAGAAATATATTCCATGAGAAAGGAAAACattcaataacaacaaaaaaaaaaaaagaaaaaggaaaacattCAACCAAAAAGTAACAAGTGACCAATAACTACCAGCCCACTTGTGTACTATCGggataccaatgttatataacattgacCAATGAAGGTGTGCCACATGACACTTCACATCTTCATTgaccaatgttatataacattgttATTCCAATGGTACCCAAGTGGTGGGGGTCATATGCAAGCCATTCTAATGATAATACACTTattacaaacataaaaaaaaaataaaaaaataaaaaaataaaaaactaacctCATTAtgatcttcattttcttttccatttacATTTTACCtagaaggatttttttttttttatctaaaccCAGAAGGATCTTTACCTGCATTAGAAGACATCAAACATTTAGTCAAATTGTAGTAATCACAAATAAAAGCTATTTCTAATTTATGAAGTTGATCATTTCCAtcacaaataaaatcaaacaaataacTGATATAATCGTATAACTTACTCATAAAAATTGTAGTAATTCACAAATAAAAGctatttataatttatgaaGTTGATCATTTCTAtcacaaataaaatcaaataatttgtgaaaaaaacaataattaagtCAAATTTGATTGTAATCCTAAACATAATACcccctaaaaaaatagttaattcaTTATTATCATCTTCTATGAAGATAGTGCCATTTGTTAAACGTAATCAAGTAAATCACAATCGTTTGGGGGTTTATGTCAACCATTTTACAAATGATCAATTGATaaaagtataattgaaaaactgttaaaaaaatacaataatgatTTTCATTTGACGACGTACAAAATGATTGTCTGTGGGCTAGATCTTGTTGCCTTACTTGTAGATCTAATGAAACAATACAATAAAAGGCTAAGATCGAAAATAAACAACTAAAGAAAAATAGATGCAATCAATGATAGAACAATGTCAATGACCTGTGATTTTACTAGTTTATGATGAATGCATGGAGTCGCAATTGAGGTACATCAATGAGCGACGAATTGTGAACGACGACTTATACAACTCTTTGTATACACAATATAGTGAGAGAAAGATAGTGGCGGGTGCAACGGCGGTGTCCTTTGGTAATACTATCAAAGATAACACAGTCACATATTTAAAAGGAATGAAATCGAAGAGATATTGAAATTAGGTTAagttttaggcttaattgcatttttggacgGTCGAGTTTagcaattgtgcgattttggtCACCCAAGTTTAAAATGTGTGATTTTAACCCCTCGAGTTAGCCCCCTTCTCATTTGCCACCCCTCACTCATATTTTGAAccaaactttgattttttttgacacatGTCATGTTATGATTGAATAAagtgaaaattaattaaataaatattaaaataatagtaAACATAATAATCAAACGCCTCATGTATGTAACTGTGATGGCAACaactagggttgggaatagtcCAAGTCGTCTACAGGGGCCTTTGGCCTGACCTgctatggcctggcctgtttagtGAGAGCCTaagcttaggctttttaaaaagactatttagttaaataggtcaggcttaggctTTCTGAAAAGCTTGTTAAGCCCGAAGGTCgacctattaatacttatgtattaaaaaaataataaaaacgaaaaattcttgaaaaataaaataaaattcgtttttgtttggcctattaggggggtaaatcaaaacaaaacaaaaattacaggggatagatcaaaaaaaaaattacagagggaaaaaccgaaaatgacctatattacagggggggtaaagacctattaccCCAAGTTAAAATGACAGTGTCATGCATATTTCTGTTAGACAAATGACAGCACCCAAATGACGATTGAATTAActacaaggaccaaaagtgcatatgatttattttttcaaggATGCAAAGTGCGAGAAATTGAAGATAGGGTTCAAAGATTGTAGAGAAATCTCATAGTTCTTTGAGTTGATTTTATCGATTTGAATTGTTAAATGTTACAATGACCAATGATTTCTTACTATAGACTTCTAGAGTTATAACAAATTGTAACGAACTCTAAGAGTTAATTAAATAGCTTATGCTAAGCtacttttagtttattttgagcTTAAACCTAATATCTACAAAAAGAATAAGCGGAAAGACATTGGTTAGTAGATCAACATATTGGGTTGGACTATGACATGAACACCATTTAGTTGTTTCTAAGAACCGTTTCTCTAACAAAAACAGGTCCAGCTCAATATGCTTGGTCCTGACATGCAAAACGATAAGATTGTGAGTCAAAGCAAATGCACTCatgttgtaacaaaaaaactgTTGGAGTTAGAAATGGAGCTTTAAGCAACTAAGAAGCCACAAGTGACCAAAGCCTTGTTTTTATTATTCAGCTTTTGTCTTACTTCTAGAGACCACATGTTGCTTTTATCCACTAAGAGACccaattttttttgaggggaaacTAAGAGACCCAATTAATAAGGTCTAGATGCACACAAGCATCAAATGTTAACCTTTTAGTCATCGCTGTCAGAACCCTTGTCTAGGGTTTTAGAGCCAAACTAGGGGACTTGTTAGTTAGATTATAGAAGAAGCCCCAAATTGATTGTATCCTTGAGATATCTCCAGACCTTTTAGTAACTTTCCAATATGTTTAATTTAGTTTAGCCATAACTTTGTTGATATAAAAGCTAATGCCAGGTCTTGTAATAATTGCATGTTTACAAGTAACCATATACAGACCTATAAACTGAAAGATCAAAGTAAGAAGATGCCTCAAGTTTGGTAAGCTTATATCCATGTATCATGGGTGCAAGTAGTGACTTAGTGATGATTTCTCATCATAGTATGTATGTTAGTGTTTTATAGAGtctttttgtcttttattttaaaattttatagagcaTTAAAGTGAGTTACAAGTAGTTTAGAaaagagtatgcaatgtttTGAATTGAATATGTGTGTCTTGTAACTACCTAACCACACAATTCAATAGGGTGTCATAATGTTTCTGGAATATGTTTTGATCTGATCAGAAAACACCTCGTAGAAGTTACGGAAGCATAAAGACCAAGGACAATGAAGTAATTTAAGTCCATACAACTTGGGGAACTATGCCACGAGTCTCGATCACATATCAAAAGATGAAGAGTCCATGAAGAGTgaagaaatcaagaaaaatagcttTTGGCCCGTGCGCCTCGTGCACGACCCTAGGTGCCCAAAAGGATGAAAAATAGTAGAACTAGCTGGCTTATGTGCGACGCGCGTCCTATTTTGGAAATAATAGGCCACATATGAAAAATTGATTGTGCGATGCACTACTCGTGTACGGCGCGCATGCGATTATAGAAATACAAAggaaaatcctttttttttttttaaatccatgCCAAACGAGCCCTCAGTCTTTGATCTACAATCATCTGCCTGCTTCACTCGAAAGAAATTTATTCCTCTCTTTTGAACCTCCTCAAAGGATTAGTCTCTAAAGATGTTGATTAGAGCTTTTGAgattttataggaaaaaatattagtttcctAATTACTTGACTAAATAAAAATGGTTGTATTACCAAAACTCTTGTTCAGAAGTATTTCAAAGCTCTAACGATGTAATACTCAGAGTGTTTGGTGCAACGTCCATTCAAGAAAAATGCATGCCACAATCTTTGTAAGgtgaaaaagaagaagcaacAAAGTGTAGCTGTAAGAAAAACGCACAACTAAAATTGCTTTGGTGTTGAATCAACAACCACTCGGTGAAAGTGTTCTGGACACATTTTAGCTTGATGAGGTTATTGGTGATATTGAACTTTGTAGAAAGTAAATTAGATtagtttagggttttttttttttttgagggaaggtTAGTTAAGGGTCTTGTTTTGAAACTTTTACTTCTAGTCACTCTAATACAacgtatatttttttatttcttctctttCATGTTTTGGTACTATTCATTGTCTCTCCTTGAAATGTCGCTATTCTATTGTTCCAAACCTGACTGGTCTTATTAGTTAGTGATTAGTACTTAGTGATGTAACCCCATGATGTAATTAAAAAAGCTTTTTGCTCATACAATTAAGCaccaatttcaattttctcCTACCGTGATATCTTCACTTCAGACTTAACGTATGTTTGGTTATATGGTggcaaaaattgattttgatagaattgattttgattaaaagtaaataaagtttaaagtgatttatgtttagaTACTTTATGGTAGAAGTGGTTTATATAATAAGTGTAGTATAAATATTTGTGCAGATTATATTGCTAAGCTTGGAGCTGGCAGTCAAGACGCGTTTTGGTCATCGCGGAGCATCAAGATGCAATTCTCCTCCACCTGCTAGGCGATGCTAGTGGGAAATTCTTTACTAGATAgttgttgattttctttttgtttctttgtttctcTTCCAtagttgtttattttctttttgtttgtttgtccaTTTTCCcatttgtagaaaaaaaattgtttttaatgtttaaattatcataatgggttttaacatgtgttttttttttttctccgaAAGGATATCTAGATTTGTTTATCTTCtcctttatttgtttatattatccttcatttattttagattaaattgatgataaaaatattaaattagcaAACTAGCATagacaaataaatattaaattgataatatatacaaatattaaaaGGAAATGCTTAAAAAGATATTTGTGagtcccttaaaaaaagaagatatttgTGAAGACTATCAACGAATTCATAATTCTCTCGACGTAACCAAAGACTTATCATCATGCAGTTTGATTAGTCATCTCAAAGACCACATAAAGTTGAAGTTTATTTGAGCGAACACATGCACAATAATCTTTTTTCCTAGAGTTGGATGGATTAACAATTGTGGATCTCGTAATAACTTTGGTTATATGTGGATGAAATTAGTTTAGTTGTTAGAATTTGAATTTCATACATATTGATAATTCATCTTGAATATACCGTTAACGCTAATACtaatctcaaaataaaaatgaggCATGTCCCAACTTATATCTTTGTTATTGAATcattttagtattatttttttgttacatcttGATTTTAGTATTTGAATGTATAAAACTtcttttacttaaaaaattagaatttcaaTTATGAACTTTCTTTTATCAAGTAGTTGAATGGTTAAAATTcactttcaaaacaaataagtAAAATGTTTGAAGTTCGAACTCTAATTCCACATATATCATGCAATGTATTTATCAATTCCGAACTTTCTAAACACTATCAAATCCAACCGTTTAAATCACACTTGCCTACAGTGAAAAATACTCTATTACCTTCTGACCCATTTAGTGGATCACGTATTACGTACTTATCTCATTCTTTCTAGTATAATTccgttataaaaaataaaaataaaaaaaagtaaaactttACTTTCTGAGGTGATCCCCTAAGCTTGTTGCTCCCGGCACCAGTCGGTGGAGGTgtagaaaagaaagagaaggaTAACGTGTGTTTAGTTCTAGAGATCACCAGCTTAATCTGTCTTTAGAATTCGTGTTCTGCATGCATACAAAATTGGTCTTCTATGTGTCATGCTGCATGCACTTTGCTGCTTCAAATGCCACCTGTACCTCCAAACATGGAACAATCATCTTTCCCTTGCATGACAAGTGTAAATTCTCCATTCCTCTTTTTGTATCCATTAATTTCTTCTACATGCCCTGTATATATACACACTGCAATAAATTATCACACAATATCGATCTAGGAAACGTAAAGCATCAAAATCAAAGTGCAGAATCATGAGTCAAGAACAGCCACAGAGACCACAAGCAGAGCAATTCTCCGAGCAAGAACCCATCAAATATGGTGACGTTTTCAACGTCTCTGGTGAATTAGCCTCACAACCAATCAAACCAAGAGACGCAGCTCTCATGCAAGCCACAGAGAATCAAGCCCTAGGACAAACCCAAAAGGGCAGTCCAGCCTCCGTGATGCAATCAGCAGCTGCAGTAAACACCGCTGCCGGCCTCGTAAGCCACGGAGACATCTCAGACATAGCAAAAAACCAAGGCATGAGTGTCTCCAAAACCAAAGTGGGTGCAAACCGTGTGATCACAGAATCTGTTGGATCACAAGTTGTTGGACAGTTTGTTGAACCTGATGTGCCTATGAATGATCCTGGTTTGGTTTTGGACAAGAATGCTATAACCATTGGAGAGGCACTGGAAGCTTCTGCTTTGAGTCAAGCCGGTGATAAGCCGTTGGATCAGAGTGATGCTGCTGCTATACAGGCCGCGGAAATGAGAGCTACCGGAAAGAATCATACTGAGCCCGGTGGGTTGGGTGCCATAGCTCAGTCAGCAGCTACCAGAAATACTCGTACTATGCCTGATCTGCAGAAAACTACATTGGGTGATGTCGTATCGGTAACTTTTCTTACCTTGTGATATTGTTTTATGCGTCATATTAATCGATGTTCTTGGAGCACTCTTAgctttaacaaaaacaaaaaatggaaattttttattaaaaataatatttctctTACTTTCCAAATtccattgtatttttttttatctagtaccctaacatttttcttgttttatttagTTCAAATAGAATTGTAGAGATATTTTTGGTTTAATATTGGatacatatttaaaaataaaatgaagctTAAATTATAGAACTGACATATAGTTCTTTAATGATTTAAATGGAGGGTGCGAGGGAGAAGCTGGGATCGGATAAAGCTGTAACACGAGAGGATGCAGAGGGAGTGATTGGAGCAGAGCTTAGAAACAAAGCGGACATGAGAACTAAACCGGGCGGTGTGGCTGCATCGATGGCAGCGGCAGCCACCCTCAACCAGAACACGTtagacttttatttttaattaaaatttctttcattcattgttatatatatttgtggTTGTTCAATTTCTCTTTAACAATGTCTATTGTTCTACAATTTCGTGCAGGAAGAGCGGGTGAGACATGGAGATTCAAAGTTCTTAAGGCAGCGATAGACTTAGTTTGAGTTGAAATGTTGATCTGAAAAAACTATCTTTTACttgtaagaagaagaaaaaaagttatctattccatttgtaatttttttttttaagaatggtTCCACCATATATAGGACATCTTTAGTCTGTACTTGGTAAATCTTGTAATGAATATAAGGAATTCTCATATCCTCTAATTTGAAGTAGTACATAGTTTTGGCCTGTGGTTCCTTTTGGGGTAAATTAATTAGTATGGCACGTGGGATGCACACACGTGGACCGAGATGTAAACCtcacaatttttgttttcaaacaaAGGTAATGCATGCAAGGAGAACCGTTAAATACAAGCAAAAAGagaggaacaaaagaaaaagaggaacaaAAAGAGAAGAGCAACTAGGtcaaaagaggaagaaaaagagagaaaagaactAGGTCAAGACCTTCTAAGTAGTTATTGTTACTTGTTAAATCACATAGTAATCAAGATACttttgtttgttgaaaattAGGTTGTTAGGGTTTGAGAGATGACTTGTTTCTAAgtaattcaacaacattttgtaTATGAACATTTGTATGTGTGATTACAATTTAATGAAATCATAATTTACATAACTCTAACTCtcattctcttttctttttattttctcatattTTCCTAGTACTGAACAAGCATTGTAAACTGCGCTAACAAATTGGTATTAGGAGCCTTTTGTTTTGTTCTAGGGGAGCAAGAAATCTTCAATTACACAATTAAAGCGTAGCAATAGTTTCAACACTCATCTTTCAAATCTTGAAGGAAGAAATTGGGAAAGAAGGAGTGCAGTGATGAAGAGTTTGTTTGGAGCATTGGATTTACTGGAAATAGTGCAAAATGGTATCCATGATTAGTTGTAGATGCAACTGAAGTTCAGAGGAATGCGCACAAAGCCTGGGACATTCTTGCAAAGTATCATGAAAGATGATTCAAATAGAAAGAACTTCAAATTTGATAGTTCCTAATTTGCTTAGGCATGTGGTACGGTACGGGCCCAGGTACGCAGTCTGCAACTTTTGAAGAATTGGGTTTGAAGGGGTATATAGAATCAATATTTGGGATTGAAGTACATTCTAATATATTATTCGGTATGTTGTGAgtagaataaattatttagttaaaatatatgagtaaaaatattaatatcatcattcttttaaagaaaaaatattatcatcatATTGAGCGACGAAGCTAATAATATTTTCATGAGGTAGCCatatataaagtaaaataaa is from Medicago truncatula cultivar Jemalong A17 chromosome 1, MtrunA17r5.0-ANR, whole genome shotgun sequence and encodes:
- the LOC11433278 gene encoding late embryogenesis abundant protein D-34; amino-acid sequence: MSQEQPQRPQAEQFSEQEPIKYGDVFNVSGELASQPIKPRDAALMQATENQALGQTQKGSPASVMQSAAAVNTAAGLVSHGDISDIAKNQGMSVSKTKVGANRVITESVGSQVVGQFVEPDVPMNDPGLVLDKNAITIGEALEASALSQAGDKPLDQSDAAAIQAAEMRATGKNHTEPGGLGAIAQSAATRNTRTMPDLQKTTLGDVVSGAREKLGSDKAVTREDAEGVIGAELRNKADMRTKPGGVAASMAAAATLNQNTKSG